The window tatatttttttttctactaCACTACACTATActaccaataatattatatttgcAGTCGTAATACAACATTATATATTACATTACCGGCAAcaagaattaaaataaaataaaataaaataaaatacaaagtTATAAGAAAATAGCAGCAAATCATTCCAACTTGTTAACTTTCTTTAATTCATATTCACTCGTACCTATTTTACCACCCAATTCCATAAACCTGTCATATTGTCTCTTTCTTCTATTACCAATTTTCTCTAACATATCTGGCCAATAAACTGAATGATCGTAAGTGAAATCCAGATCCCCACCATAGTCCTTATCTAATTGAGTATcatcaatatatttttcaaatggCTCGTCATAAACTAATTTACTTTTAGTATCAGGGTCAATAAATGGATGCagtaatttcaaaaaagtCCATCCCAACCAAGgaatattaatgaaaacaGCCTTACCTAATCTTTCCGGATAATAAGTTTGGGCAATATGCAAACAATCTCTTGCAGTAGAAATTGGCgtcattttcttctttttcaaaacccCTGGTATTTCAGGATAATGTTTAAAATCAACCATAACACCCACTTTTTCCATACCAATGGGTGTCATAACCATAGTACACTCTAACATATAGACTAAATGATGAACTTGATGAATAGATGGGTCTGTGTTTTGTTTACCATCCTTCATATAAACTAATGGACGATTATCTTTATCATACCCTAGAATAACTTGCTTACCAGTtctattttccttttcaaaCGAATTTGGGTCCAAATCGGTTGCACTACGATCTGGATCATAAGTTAACCCAAATTCTCTTCTCCAAACTATTGTTTCTTCCAGTTTTTGAATACAGGTTTCATAATCAAATCTAGAAGCTCTTAAAAATCTGTATAAACATTCTctagttaaaaaaaacttttcccAAGTGGAAAGTGGGGTCATAGTGACAGAAGATTCATCTGTTTTATAAGCTTTAGAAGTATAATCTTGTACTTTTTCTGGCAATTTATACCCTTCTTTATTAAAGTGAGTTATTACTTTTTCATAAACGGCTTCTTGTTCTTTAGTATAAGTTGGTGGTGCAGCAGCTAATTCTTTTGGAGGTTGAGTGATCATTTTATCAACTTTTATCCAATTTGCTTTATTTACCGgagcttttttttcagcTGGCTCAGATCTACTAAAAAATCCCattttatatgtatattctttttttttttgtttgtgttttgttttttttgttttttttttttaattctgtAGCAGGTgttaattattttgatttatgcAGTTTATAATTGATTAACCAAAGActcaaatataaatagttGCGAGGACTTATATATTAAGAAGTAAATTTAAGTttataaaggaaaaaaaaaaaaaaaaaagagaaaaactatgacaatttatttaaattttttttaaattttttttttctttttttcgttGGATtaattgatatatatatatatgtgtgtgtggAATTATGTCTGAATCTTTCTAGACGATGTCAAAACTACcgattaaaaataaactttttgtacgtatttttattcttttcttttttttttttttgttattagtaattaaaattgattaattaattaattaattcaatactgtattatttttaataaaagaaaaaaaatttttttttcttttttttttctttgtcaATCCGTCGTTTTGGAAacataaacaaaaacaaaaacatttgATATTTCCGTTTTGTCCGTCCGCGTAAACAAGCTACAAGTTCACCccttttttactttttttttctttttaaaaatgaaaatgttaaaCCACGGAACGCTGCTTTTCGGAAAATCGGATATATCCACTAACAATATCCGAtatatgataaaaaatcaataattgAATGCGTGTGTAACatacaattaaaataaatattaaaacctAAAAGCTTGGAGCATTAACTTTGGTCTAACCAATTTAATACTTTCTTTCCCATAAATCTTGTTATCATtgtaatgataatatttgaCGCTTGTTTCAACATCTTTAAATTGTATATAAACTTCCGTTTCGGAAATATCTTCAACTCTatcaatatctttataataccttttaataaaatctttACACGCTTCATTGTTAACAAATTCTATGTATAAAGTTGTTAGTTTGGGGAATTTGTTCTCACTAATTgaatcattattatctatCGATATCTCTGTACTCTTTCgatcactattattattattattccaaTGCCAATCCCCATATGGCAAATTAAAATGTTTCAACTTTCTTAAATATATACCATAGTCTTCATatgaattaatattattatgttgTTTATGATTACTATCATTCATTGTATCTTATCTTATTTAACACAGTTTGCTTAAGTTATAACCAAAAGACTAGAtgttaaacaaaaaagttttatgtTTCTATCGtttgttttaaatcttatatatcaaattttataacattcaagctaaaaaaaaaaaataaaattaaaaaaaataataaaaaaaaaaaaaattaaataaaataaaatcagtTTCAACAAGAAGTAGAATAAACGATCAGATTTCCAAAATCTAATATTCCTATTCACACAAATTAGGTTCTTGATTTTATACAATTTGCTCTTTATTTCCCaattctttaataaaagtacaatatataaacatatacatatatttaaatatcaTATAAATTCCATTTTCGCCTCATCTTTCTTATCCCATTAACcacattaataatacttgCCATATAAATCCataaaagaacaaaaaataattgcactttttaataacactTTTACGATCAATATTAACAGCAGATTGAGAATCCACAATGGGTGGCAACAAATTGAACTTAACCGATCTTAGTAAAAAAACTCCAAATGCTAAAAACAAGTATATTcttaaaaacataaaaattatCCCACTTATAGTGAAAAATTGACCCCTTAATAGCAACACTAAAGTTAATGGCACAAATTTGTATCCAACAAAACAAACTAATTCAACAATATTCAACCCACCATTGTTAATCCCATTTGCAGAAATGTTATTCGGATAATTTGCATTGTTTGATTTAGTACCATTAATACCACTTGGGatcaataaatataaacccAACTTTAATATCAACAAATCCAGTAGAACAAATGCCAAAGTACTGGATAACTTATAATACAAGTTTTGTGGATCAAACGAACCTTTTAAACCTTGATCTAAATTCCAGCATAAAATATATGTTATTAAACCCATAGTTGGAATATATAAATCTGGACAATTAACGTCCAACTTAGGTGGCAAATAACTCAAAGATTCAGAACGTGAACTATTGATTGGTGCATTTATAGAGGCATTATGTATATTGTCTTGGATTCTGTACCATGTTGAGTTAATAAAtggtaaaataataattttgagTTTGTGTAAAACATATGAGTTAGAaacttgaaaataatatgataaattataaaatgatGAGTTAAATGCCATATTGTTGGAGACATTATCACTTGGCATACCATTaccttgaaaaaaattaccaaaTGCCTTCTGTGCAAAATGTGAAGCTACTTGGGTTTTAGAATCTTCCAAAAATTGTGGGAATCCATTAGTATCAAAACcaaaattgttgttattgcttGGAACAAAATTGGATTGTCCTTTTTGTTGCTGCTCATGTTGAAATGCAAGGTGCTCGTTATTGTTAGgttgataataattttgatattgtttttcttgAGGTGGGATGTTGCTGTTTTGATTAATTTCTCCTATAAAAGGGGGAGAACCTCTTCcttttaattgattttcGTTAGAGTAAGCATATGGGTTGGCCGACAttcttttgcttttttttttttttttttttttttgtgtgtGTGCTTCTCTTTCCTCGCTCTgaacttttattaattgtagcagtttatatttatcaaatgAACAAAATAGATCTTAGTTagcaataaatttttttttttaaaagttgtttcgtaaaaaaaaaaaaatagatgaaaaaataagaaaaaaaaaaaaaaaaaactttaaaattttatttttctctttctgtttttttttttttttttctaattttattaaaaaatggtaaaaaaaagtaaaagtaaaacaaacaacaaaaaaaggctttaaaaataagttgaacaattattttacttGTATAGTActgaatatatattatagtTTCGGAATACGTGCGGATAAGCAAGTATCTGGACAAAACACGTAAATTATTACGAGATATTTTCccatttttactttttgaaattttctttgttttcaaaataaaaataacgcGTAATCGTTTTTcattctttctttttttcttttttttttttttttttttcttcttctaatCATTATGTTCCTAGTATAATCTGATCATCttcataataaataaatatatatatgtcaATCAATAGATCAATCaatcaattaataaataaataaataaataaataaatatgtcaaaaaatgtttattcTCGATCCAATAACTCATTAAATTTCTCCTATTCAATAGCTGCTCAGCAAAATATACAAGCTGCCAAGATTGATGAAATCGATTCAAAGATGGGGTTTGATAGATTTATTCCGTCAGAAGTTGATATTagtgaagaaaaaataggTTGGCTAGTTAATATGCATCCAACAACTATTCCAAATACCAATACAACCTCTTCTGCTTTTCATACTGGAGTGTCTGCTGTagatttctattttttagATGAAGAAGGTGGATATTTTAAGACAACCATTAAATATCCCCCTTATTTCTTGGTTATGGTACAAGATGAACACAAGGTGACTGATGTCGAAgaatatttaaagaaaCTTTTGGAAAATTCTTTAAAGAATTCAGAAATCGTTTATAAAGATGACCTACAACAGCCAAATCATTTGCTGGGACTAAAAAGAAGCttgattaaattaaatttttccaatatgAATAGTTTATTTGAAGCTAGAAAATTGTTGAAACCTATATTAAAGGAAAATgaggataaaaaaaaccaatcCATCAGATCTAAacacaacaataacaattattataaagaaGACATTAAAAGCTTGATCTCCGACATTAGGGAATACGACGTTCCATATCATGTTCGTGTTTCcatagataaaaatattagggTCGGGAAATGGTATAAGGTCACTAAAGATGGTTTGGAAGAATGCACAGAAAGAATTTCGTTTGCAGATCCAGTAGTTATGGCCTTTGATATCGAAACAAGTAAAGCTCCTTTGAAATTCCCTGATTCCGAAATTGATCAAATTATGATGATTTCTTATATGATAGATGGTGAGGGTTATTTAATTACCAACAGAGAAATCATTTCCACCGATATTGAAGATTTCGAATATACCCCCAAGCCAGAGTATGTCGGTAATTTCACAATTTTCAATGAACCTGATGAATACAATCTActtaaaaagtttttcgAACACATAAAAGATGTAAGGCCCACAGTAATAGCAACCTTTAACGGTGACTTTTTTGACTGGCCATACGTTGACAATAGAGCCAAGTTTCATGGAATAAGTATGTTTGATGAAATTGGTTTTGGTCCAGATATTGAGGGGGAATATAAATCTTCATACTGTTCTCATATGGATTGTTTCCGTTGGGTCAAGCGTGATTCATATTTACCACAAGGCTCTCAAGGTTTAAAAGCTGTTACTAAGGCAAAGTTAGGCTATAATCCAATAGAATTGGACCCAGAATTGATGCTTCCATATGCATACGAAAAACCTCAGCAACTATCCGAGTATTCTGTTTCTGATGCCGTCGCCACCTATTATCTATATATGAAGTATGTTCACCCCTTCATTTTCTCCCTATGTACTATTATTCCGTTAAATCCAGATGAAGTTTTAAGAAAGGGTACTGGTACTTTATGCGAAATGCTTTTGATGGTCCAGGCTTATGATAGTGGAATTTTACTTCCAAATAAACATACTGACCCAATAGAAAGATTCTATGATGGTCATCTATTAGAAACGGAAACTTATGTTGGCGGACACGTCGAATCTTTAGAAGCCGGTGTTTTCCGTAGTGACCTGCCTAatgattttgttattgatCCAACCGCTATTGATGAACTACTCGAAGATTTACCAAATGCTCTGAAATTTAGTATTGAGGTGGAATGTAAAGCCAATATAGACGATGTAGTGAATTTTGAGGAAATAAAACTGGAAATATCCAAAAAACTAATGGATTTCAAAACCACTTGTAAGAGATCGGAATTCCCATTGATTTATCACGTCGATGTGGCATCAATGTACCCAAATATTATGACATCCAATAGGTTACAACCGGATAGTATGAAGTCCGAACGTGACTGTGCCAGCTGTGACTTCAATAGACCCGGTAAAACATGTGATAGAAGACTAAACTGGGCTTGGAGAGGAGATTTTTTCCCCGCTAAAATGGATGAATATGGTATGGTTAAAAGAGCTTTACAAAATGAGACTTTCCCCAataagaacaaaaaatcaCCTAAAAAATACTTGACATTTGACGAATTAAGTTACGCAGATCAGGTTGCtcacattaaaaaaagattgacTGATTATTGCCGCAACGTTTATCATAAAGTCAAAACCACTGAAACTGTTGAAAGGGAAGCCATTATTTGCCAGAGAGAAAATCCATTTTATGTCAACACAGTTAGATCATTCCGTGATAGGCGGTATGACTATAAGGGGAGAGCAAAGgaatggaaaaagaaattagcCAGTATCCCATCTACCGAGAAACATGCTCGTGATGAGGCGAAAAAAATGGTTGTTTTAAATGACTCTCTTCAATTGGCCCACAAAGTTATCTTGAACTCTTTTTACGGCTATGTTATGAGGAAGGGTTCCAGATGGTATAGTATGGAGATGGCTGGTATTACCTGTCTAACTGGTGCGACGATTATTCAAATGGCTAGAGCTTTAGTTGAAAGACTAGGTAGACCTTTAGAGTTAGATACAGATGGTATTTGGTGTATATTGCCAAAGAGCTTCCCGGAGAATTTCCAATTTAAACTAAAAAACGGTAAGAAATTATTCATGTCATATCCATGTTCCATGTTAAATTATAAAGTCCATGCTAAGTTCACCAATCATCAGTACCAAACGTTAGTTGATGcttcaaaatataaatatgaaaCCCATTCTGATAactctattttttttgaagtgGATGGTCCATATAAGGCAATGATTTTGCCAACTTCCAAAGAAGAAGGCAAAGGTATTAAGAAAAGGTATGCGGTCTTTAACACTGATGGCTCTTTGGCAGAATTAAAGGgttttgaattaaaaaggCGTGGTGAATTgcaattaattaaaaattttcaaaaggatattttcaaaacatttCTAGAAGGCAGCACTTTAGAAGAATGTTATCAAGTGGTTGCTAAAATTGCGGATAGATGGTTGGATATATTGGTCAATAAGGGTGCTATGCtagaagatgaagatttaattgatttaatttGTGAAAATAGAAGTATGtcaaaaacattaaaagaatatgAGGGTCAAAAATCTACCTCAATCACTACAGCAAAAAGATTGGGAGACTTTTTAGGTGGTGACATGGTGAAAGACAAGGGGCTGCAATGTAAGTATATTATAAGTAAAAAACCATTTAATGCCCCGGTTACCGAACGTGCTGTTCCTGTTGCCATTTTTTCTGCAGATTTGAATGTTAAAAGAAcctatttaaaaaaatggttaATGGATTCTTCCTTAAATGATTTTGACCCGAGGGCCATTATTGATTGggaatattataaagaaAGATTGGGATCTactattcaaaaaattattactattcCAGCTGCATTACAAAACGTAGAGAACCCAGTACCTCGTGTAGTGCATCCTGACTggctaaaaaaaagactcGCCGTCAAAGCCGATAAATTCAAGCAAGTCAGTTTAACaaaattctttaaaaaaacgAATGAATATGTTCCAATAAGGGATATAGAGGattgtttttcttcaacTAACCATTTAACTACTGTAGCTACCAACCCCAAAGTTTCTAGGGTAATCACAAGAAATAAACGTAGAAGGGagaaaaaggataaaaatGAGGAGGACGAATCACTTAAACTACCAAAAGAGATTCCAAACCCAGATGAAAATTATGTCGAATGGTTAAACTATTCTAAGCTTAAATGgaaaattcaaaaacaGGAAAGGGAAAGAAGAGAGCAATTATTTGGTGCTAAAAGCTCTATTATGGGAAGAACAACTCTTGGTAACatgatgaaaaagaaagctGAGTCATATGCAAGTGCTACTTGGGAAATTCTACAATACAAGCCTACTAGCACCCCTGGTATTCTAAATGTTTTAACATTGATCAACAATAAAGTCCAtactttaaaatttaaagttCCCAAGacaatttatatttcttttaaaaacagtTTTGTACCTGAGCTTGAAACTTCAAACAAATGttctattaataaaattaatgcTATGTTaccaaatgaaaatgaactAGATAAATCTATCACTTCCAATGTTTACAAAGTTGTGATTTCAGAAAGAGCTTATGAGGAGCAAAGTACGGATCCATCCAGTATATTTAACAATGGGCACGTTTCAGGTATATACGAATCGCATATTCCGTCAGCTGAAAGAACCATTATGGATCTAGGCTGCAGCGTAGAATTTAGCTCCAATGTGAAAGGGGCATTAGGAGCTGGTTTGGAACAAGGCTTCCAAATATCAGATCTAAGAAGTGCAGATTATGATAGATATTTGAATTCCTTTAGTATGGACATTTGTTACATATTACATATGCCAACCACAATTGGATATGAATTTTTCACCATTTGGAACAGCTGGAGTGATGTGGTTCATGTTTATGTTTTGAAACCTTCAGCTGCTGCTCAAGAAATATCAGCCACTTCAGTTGAAAACTTGTATAAATCACAGTATGCAAAGAAAGTGAAAAGTTTAGATCAGCATCGCTCTATTGTTGATGCTTCGCCGCAGTTgatatataattttgaatatCACACCGATTTGTTAAAACTTTATAAGAAGGTATCTAAGAAGATTGAGGTATTTAAAGATGAAAGGGGTCCAAAAATATTGCTGTTATTACAATCTCCGTTTAAATCTAAGTTGCTGAAGGTTTTGCGTGTACTTAACACGTTGCCAATAGTTGAACTGTCTATTACCGAATTAAAAGTCCAGCAATTGAAATGGCATACCGCTATTTCCAAAAGATTGGTTAACCATATTCTTTCATTAGGCTCATGGATACATaatcttttgttgttatccAGGTATAGCGGCATTCCAATATGTAATTTAAAACTGGATAATATGGGGTATATgattgatattttattttcaagaaaacttaaaaaggaaaatattgttttatgGTGGAACGAGAAACAGCCATTGCCCGATTATGGGGGCGTGGAACAAGATTACGATGTTTCTTTGCTGAGTGAAGTTAAATTTGATCCAATTAATCATCCTAATATTTATGATTCTGTTGTTTTAGAAGTGGAGCTCAACAATTTGACCATTAACACTATTCTCACGTCTTCTCTAGCTAATGAGGCAGAGGGAAACGATTTGGCTGAGTTGGGTGATTCGATAATAAAAGATGGGTTTAATTCAAACTCATTATCAATATTGAGACAATTATTAAGGCAATTTTGGGATGACGCCATTAAAGGTGCACATGTAGCAGATTCTTTAttacaatattttattatgtgGGTTCAGAACCCTGATTCAAAATTGTTTGATAATTCTTTGAGGTATTATGTCCAAACGTCTGCAAACAAAACATTGCTACATGTGATcaaagaatttgaaaatcTGGGTGCATTTTGTGTTTATGCGGACAAGtctaaaattttgttaaagACACCAAAATTTACAGTTGAAAATTCGTATGCTTATGGACAATATTTAGTAAAAGCAATAAGAGCGGATCCTATATTTACGTATTTAGATTTGAAAATCAACAAATATTGGGATTTGTTAATATGGATGGATCAATTTAATTATGGTGGTCGTGCGGCTACAACTATacaagaaaaggaaaaacagGACTTGTGGGCATTTAATGAATGGAAAATCAAAGATTTCCTGcccaaaatatataaaccGGAATTTGAAGATTGGattgtcattattttgGATAGTTTAATTAAATCGAAAGAGACTGCGTTACAAGAATCTGTGGATGGTACCCAAAGAATAACGcaactttattttaaacGGAACATGTCTGAAAAAAACCTTGAAAATgagaaagaaaatgttGGCACCGATGGAGGTGAGGCTGGCGATGATTCAAACGATTTTTTGGAGGGTTTTACGAATGTGTTTTATTTACCAATGATTAAAAGGtttaaaaaactttacGATACCCAGcaagaatatattttaaatccTGCATTTAGTGCAGATTacgaatttgaaaaattaccTGGTACGCTATCTCGGAGAAAATCCCCATTGTTGGAACTAACCATTTATTTGTGTCATATAATGCTGCTGTCAAAGAAAAGACATTTAGAAGTTCGtaaattaagaaaagaactattgaaaatattcgAAATGAGAGAATTTGATTCGGAAGCTGATTTTGTTAATCCGGCAATCTCTTTAGTGGTCAACAACTTTGTTTGTGAATATTGTGCACATGAAAGAGAAATTGATTTTTGTAGGGATTTTCAAGAAGCAATTTTGCAATGTGGGAGATGTGGCAAAGCTTATAGTGTGAATGTTCTCCAAGAACAATTAATCCAGAAATTAGAGTCCCAGATacaatgttatttattacaaGATTTAGAATGTGCAAAGTGTCATAAAATTAGAGAGGATAATATGTCTGAATATTGTCCATGTTCTGGTAAATGGGTTGAGACAGTTTCTAGGTCAAGGttaactttaaatttatcaGTTTTTAAGCAAATTGCTAAACATTTTGATTTTGCGATTTTGGGATCGGCATTAGAAGAGATGGgtatttgatttatttatttcgtGTAGAatgtttttccttttttgttaCGAactggtttttttttttttgttttttttttattttttttaatttttttttaatttttttttttttgtaattatgaataaatttattacaaCTCAAAATACAAAGATCCAACTCTTCTTGGATTAATCACATATTTGTACATACAGGATAAGCAATTTTTGTATGGGACATAATGAGTAAACTGAAAAATGTCGTACATAGGGATGAAGAATTGGTTTTTTTAGACAGCTTCATTGATAAGGATAACCAGCCGGATTTAAAACCAaacaatgttattattcaagGTTACCAAAGTTGTGGGAAAACATATGTAGTTGAAGAATATTTCAAACAGCAAAAAAACGAAATTTTAAGTTGTATTATTAACCATAAAGAAATCTTTAGCTGGAAGAATCTATTAAAGGAAATTTCCAGGGCCAGTTTACAAACTCTTAGACTAAAATTTAGCAATTATAAAGTATCCAACATAATTGATCCATCGGGTACCGAGCATTTCTATTTGTTAGTACGCTTTTTTTCACAACTATTTTCTGATTGTGGCCAGCAGATAGATGAAGCTGCTAGGTATAGTTTTTATGTTGTCATTGATAAGATTGACCAATTACCTGAAATTGATGTTAATACATTCCCTAAGTTAATTAAACTTCATGAAATATTACCTTCCAacttaaaatttaaattgaaatttatttaCACAGTAGAAAATGTTTCTTTTATAGACAAGTATGCTTCTTATGATATACCTACAATTGTTTTTCCAAGATATACAGCAGATGAGTGTTTACAAATATTACTATCgaaaaaatgtttattcAAGGCATCCAGCcaatttaatgaaaaattggttGATGAAATAGGCATTAAAGACACAGTACCTAGGGtgaaaaatcaaattgTTGAGGCTTTTTTGCATTTCGTGTATGAGgccttttatttatatacagGCAGTAATTTACAAGATTTGTTGGACATGGCTTTTTTGAAATGGCCCCAGTTTGTTCAAATTTTGAATAACGACAACTATGCAAATGAAGTGGATATGTACAAACAGAGTATTGACCTATGGAAAAATACACAAGATTATTTGGAAGAAAATATACCTGGGAATAATAAACTGGAGAGTCAATATGATTTATCGGATCTATCCAAGTATTTATTGGTTGCTTCATATTTGTGTTCTTACCTTCAGCCCAAATATGATAGTAAGGTATTTGCAAAGAAATCAGCATTAAGACAAGGACGGGTATCGTATGGTCGGAGAGCCAAGTTTGATTTTAATCCTAGACATTTATCGCCGGGCATTTTTCCCTTGGAAAGATTATTGGCAATTTTCCAAGCCATATATCCGTATTCTGATCGAGATAGAAATTATACTGACGAAGAAAAGGAtgatatcaataataagCATTTTTCAGGTTTAATACCCAATACATCTAATGTGGAGGTTTATGAAGCAATTGGTGAATTAATATCATCCAAACTTTTATTACCTTCCAAATTTTTGCATGCAAGTCcattaaattcaaatacTAAATGGAAAGTTAACGTTCCTTGGGAAATCATTTTGGAAATTTCTAGCAGTCTTCACTTTGACATAACTGAATACCTGCAATAAATATGTGtagatattattagaataaaactttttttttttctttaaaatatatatatagagagagtgtgtgtgtgtgtatgTGTATTTGATACCGGTGTTTATAtgattaaatatattgcCCGAgcataattatttatatttttaaaatacagTGTATAAAGTTTATTGGTATGGAAGTAATAAATCCTCGGTCATACATTGTAGTGATAGAGGACTAATAACGTTtagaaatttattaaaaaaaaaaaagttaatatttattgtgAGTGTGCTtttacttctttttttttttctttctattaatattttgggTCATATCGATTGAAACATggtaaaaacaaataatcaATAGGATTAGGAATGCGacgaagaaaataaatggtCTTAAAAACTGATCAATATCTATTTTGTGGGATGCGTCAGAAATTGCtaagatattaaaaatgattttaaccattgtatttattttttaaaaacagttattttttgtacTTTGGTTTATAGTCTTATAGACtcaatgaaataaaatataatattctCCCAACAACTTTTCGTATtagaattaaatttatttctacttttatttaaaatttattatggAATCCGttgaaatattaaaatgtttcttataaagataaataacTGTCTTTGAAACATGTTTGGTATGAGTAGAAATGTGTGTAAGAGTAATAGGAATTAGTGATAGccgttgtttttttttcccattattattattattattattattattattttttttttttttattgaatatttGGAACTTCGCTCACTTTACTGTAATTTTTGGGTCCGGTACCAAAAAGGCATCCAAATATTATGACCAAGTAAAATATTAAGTAAAGAGAATGTGTCGAAAAGCCTATTTATAAGGATAGTAATTTATTGGGAGATTGTTATTTATGTTAGTAAATCTATAAAT is drawn from Saccharomycodes ludwigii strain NBRC 1722 chromosome V, whole genome shotgun sequence and contains these coding sequences:
- the YIF1 gene encoding protein transporter YIF1 (similar to Saccharomyces cerevisiae YNL263C | YIF1 | YIP1-Interacting Factor), giving the protein MSANPYAYSNENQLKGRGSPPFIGEINQNSNIPPQEKQYQNYYQPNNNEHLAFQHEQQQKGQSNFVPSNNNNFGFDTNGFPQFLEDSKTQVASHFAQKAFGNFFQGNGMPSDNVSNNMAFNSSFYNLSYYFQVSNSYVLHKLKIIILPFINSTWYRIQDNIHNASINAPINSSRSESLSYLPPKLDVNCPDLYIPTMGLITYILCWNLDQGLKGSFDPQNLYYKLSSTLAFVLLDLLILKLGLYLLIPSGINGTKSNNANYPNNISANGINNGGLNIVELVCFVGYKFVPLTLVLLLRGQFFTISGIIFMFLRIYLFLAFGVFLLRSVKFNLLPPIVDSQSAVNIDRKSVIKKCNYFLFFYGFIWQVLLMWLMG
- a CDS encoding uncharacterized protein (similar to Saccharomyces cerevisiae YGL128C | CWC23 | Complexed With Cef1p) encodes the protein MNDSNHKQHNNINSYEDYGIYLRKLKHFNLPYGDWHWNNNNNSDRKSTEISIDNNDSISENKFPKLTTLYIEFVNNEACKDFIKRYYKDIDRVEDISETEVYIQFKDVETSVKYYHYNDNKIYGKESIKLVRPKLMLQAFRF
- the PDR17 gene encoding phosphatidylinositol transporter (similar to Saccharomyces cerevisiae YNL264C | PDR17 | Pleiotropic Drug Resistance) is translated as MGFFSRSEPAEKKAPVNKANWIKVDKMITQPPKELAAAPPTYTKEQEAVYEKVITHFNKEGYKLPEKVQDYTSKAYKTDESSVTMTPLSTWEKFFLTRECLYRFLRASRFDYETCIQKLEETIVWRREFGLTYDPDRSATDLDPNSFEKENRTGKQVILGYDKDNRPLVYMKDGKQNTDPSIHQVHHLVYMLECTMVMTPIGMEKVGVMVDFKHYPEIPGVLKKKKMTPISTARDCLHIAQTYYPERLGKAVFINIPWLGWTFLKLLHPFIDPDTKSKLVYDEPFEKYIDDTQLDKDYGGDLDFTYDHSVYWPDMLEKIGNRRKRQYDRFMELGGKIGTSEYELKKVNKLE